TCACAACCACTCTAGAACTCCAGAACGCAAAACCAGCCCTGCAGACTCCAACAACAACAAAGTTTcctttcttaaaaattttattttgctcCTTTTTTAGGAAATTTCAAAGCAGAAAGCAAACCCAATTGGAGTGAACCTGCAGCAACGGTGGCACGTTCCCCGAGATCGCCATGAAAGCTGAGAATGAAGTGTGATGTTGAAACTAAAGGCTCTCTTTTGTGGCCTATCACTTTCGATGGAGACCCAAGTCAGGATTTTTTGGCTTTGAACCAATGCAGAGATAGAGAGAGTGTGATGAgagaggagagagaaagtgacagagagagaaaaataaaagaagagtcTTTGCCATATATAAGGGGGTCCCGACCAAGCTGGACATGCTGCAGTAGAGAGAGAAAGCGTAGGAGAGAGAAAATCCATGTTAGAGTGTTATGGGCGGATGAAACCATCTCAGCCGTTGGATCCTCCGTACGTGAAAAATCTGAACCATTGTTTGGAGTGATGTGACAGCAGGCATGTGCCACCATCCTTCACCGGTCACTGTCAGAAGTACGGAGTATATAGAGAAAAATATTAGTAccataaaataattgttattttttactatttattaaatattggttttttatttttaaaatatctgtGCAAGCGCGTGCTCCGCAAATGGATGTGAAGGGTAATAAGtagaagaaaaagttaaaagCAAAGAGATTATCATCACCCAAAGCAAAAGCAAATTGGTCGTCCATACAAATTTCGCTTCATCTTTCATCTAGATAAGGTAAGGTAAGGCTCTTTACCTGCttctactttctactatttcatcacttccatttttgttttctcccaTTTTCTGTTCATCATTCCAAACTTCCTTCATGAAATCAACAAACTTTGCATTCAATTTGTTATGGgtcaattttatttcttcattcaACCCTACTTCGTTACATGTTGTTTTCATCATTAAAAAGACATGGTACTAAATCATACAACGTTGCCTTTCTGAAGATAAATTAGGAAGGAACAAAACAATTCATGTGAAGTAATAAATACTTGGATGTTTTCAGGAGGTAGTTCCCTTTCCAATGGAGTTAAGATCATTGATTTTGCAACCAAACTTGTCGCACTTGTTTCCAACATTCACATGCTATGTCAAACTCAAACACTCTTTCCGGCATTTACAGCAGAAGGAATTATCATTGAAATTCAGTAGAAGAAGGGTGGGATTTTTGGCAATCATAACTCCCTTGATTTTGGGTGGAGAAGACATTTTTAGGACACAAGATGCAAATGCATTTGATATTAGATTTGTGGCCCCTGACATGACAGCTGAAGAGGCACTGCTTGGTGTGAGAAATCATGCACAAGATTTGTTACAAGTTAAAGAATTGTTAGAGTCAGAATCATGGACAGAAGCACAAAGGTATCTGAGACAGTGCTCAGCAGTTTTGAAGAAAGACATATATATCATAATCCAGAGCAAGCCTGGAATTGAGAGGCCAGAACTAAGGAAGCTTTATTTCACTCTCTTCAACAATGTAACTAGAGTAAGTGTTACAACATGCCCCTCTTCAGGTgcattttcaatttcataacCATAAATGATTCAGAAATATGTGTTCATTGTCtagtttctctttttttcttgaatcaTAGCTTGTAGAGTACTTTGATTTGACTCCATTCAACACTCATATATGGTTAAGATTAGAACAAATTATTATGCTATTAAAAGGAAGTATAAAGTATTGACAAATTACAGGAAAAAGGGAAGATGAAGGCAAGAGAAGTGAAGTTCTTCATTTTGCAGATTAGTCAAAAATTCAATAACTTTTACTTAAATATTGAGTGATGATTTATCATCAATTTCTTTTTGCTCATTAATCAGGGAAAGTAGTGTGCATTGTACTATACAACCAGCATAATAGCTTATATCTGGTAAATTGAAACTTGATATTCAAGTTTACTTTCTGATTTTGAGTTGAAACTCTGTCAGATAGCTTCTTTACTAAatttattgttctttttttgtgtgtaaATGTGATCAATTGACAACATTCATGTATGGTGAAAACATTGCAGTTAGATTATGCAGCAAGGGGTAGAGATGGACCACAAGTGTGGCAGTGTTATGAGAACATTGTTGTGGCTGTCAATGACATTATATCCAGATTATAGTGTTCCCAAACCTTTTCAAAATGGAAGATTGAATTGCTCTTGATAAGTTTTTGCCAACAGTTGCCAACATTGCTTGCTGCAAGAAGTGGAGTAATGAAGAAGAATATGCTCAAAGGACCCTGTTATATACAATTATAGATCATGAGTTTGATCATGAAGAGTAATTGTTGAATGTTTGATTATATTTGACACTAAAATGTTCAATTTTGATACAGAACAATCTATAAGATAgattttttaaatgttgaagTTCCAACCATgataaggttaaattatttttgtataaactCTTGATTAAAATGGGTTCTGTTTACTAAATGTCTATATTGGTTGACTTCTCGTGAATTTGAGCTAAAACTTTGCATTTTCTATTAAACTTTATCTAGATAAAAAAGActatttgaaaaattgttaagCCTAAAAAATCTGAGATgctcaaataaatataaacaaatattttttattacaaatttattatgtattaaattgtttatttatcttttgttaATATTGAACTTCTTTTATCTCAAGGGTTAATTTTTTGAGCTTTGTCTTTTTTAAATAGGTTATTAGTGTTGTGAATAAATGTTCATATAATGTAAATAAGTCAAACacaattatcataaaataaatctGTTAATAGCAGTTATGTTATATCGTATATTTTTACGGAGTTCACACCAAACTACTTTTGCATCGGAGAAGGCATATtctagaaataataaaaaaacatgactTCGGACATACAATATGATTCTTTCTTATTTTGGCAATAAACCTTGTTCAGTTTCCAagttttatgaatataaaatattaaatttacctcattaaaataatataataagaaaatataattaacatgtTTCAAAAAGATATATACTAAAATATGTAGATCTTTTTTAATAcatagtaattttaattttaatgtaataattaatGTACAATGTTAGAAATTTAAGTATAAATTGAAAGtatctattatattaaaaaaaattggcaaataataatagatatatgaataaaaaattagaactctatttaaaatttgaataaatataatatttttgattttttttaaagttcatTGATGTTAAATCTTCTTCTTATAATGCTCTTTCTTCATTTACTAATAAAGGCATGACAAGTTATATATTCCATTCCATGCACATGtaaacatatttgaatattgactaaaaaaaaatttcaatacaatATGGAACTATATGAATAatgtattaatttgattttcaacTGACTTATTTtgataagtattattttttatttttaagaaaaatataatcattCCTAAAAATAGATTGTATGGCCAAATATGTACTAAATCATTCCACATAAAAAACTAAAGATTATAAATGATGAATATATAGTgtgaagagaataaaaatatactatatttgtattattttgtctTGCAAGCCTTAAAATATCAACTAACTTGAATTTGGACAAAGTCAATGACAATAATGGTATTAAGAGTTTAACATTAATAATAGTTACACCATGAATTCCACCATTTACAAAATATAGTTCTATAAGATTATAAGATTTTATGGTGGGTAGAACATTAGTGATTGCAAAGTCTTAAACTACTATTGGAAAAATAGTTGAACATTATTACACTATCTTATAATGTAAACACCACAAGTCCACCATTATGacaaaatgttaataaaaacttttaaagaaaaagttgTTGACATAGTGTGAGATATCCAACAAAAGTAAgtggatattttttatttttagcatgagtatattattattatttaactttttctttggCATGGTTAATGAATGATGTGCACATATTGTAAAGTGTGATTTTTTAGCTCTAATTTAATCATGTACCTtacttaaaagtaaattaacttacttaataatttaaaatagaaaagcaacattttttaattttaacatatacCAGTTCAGATACTTCAAATAATATacatttctttattaaatatattatatttatatataagtaaagataactttattttatagattGGTCGTGTACAATTAATGATCTTAAgattcacttttaaaaaaaaaaaactattttttctaaatttaatagtatttttcatctcaatttttgtcagaattatttaacttaatcactcattttcttttattttaatgtagTTTTATTGTTACTGATAAAAATTAATgtggtttctttttttttattgatgttaaCATATTTCGAACAAGgataatgtaataatttaataatttaaatgacaCATGATATTCACATTGTAGTGTAAATAATACATGACAATTAccttaaatatttataacatcatgtatcattaataattatattattaaggtTTGAATAGTGTTATCATCAATTTATAACATAAACTTAAAAACTATTTGAGAttcattgaatatttaaaaaaaaaaaaactagcacAAAACAACTAACCTTTCATTTAAATaagaattgaaataaacaaaccTATAAAAGAAACATTAGATTATTTTGTAGTAGTGTAATTTTTGATTTCTCACCTAAGAAAACAAAGAGGGAGAGTGTGGTGAAAAGAAGTCAAATGTAGGATCTTTGTCTTGTTTGTGGGTCACTCAAACCAAACCCTTCCAACTGTCATTTTTAAGCATATATATAATAGTACAATGTTTATgagaattttttaataaaaagaatataaaagcATTAAAGTTGTTGAAAATCCCTTCCAAGTGTGCACTGAAACAGTGAACTTTGAGAATCCTTTGAAGTGTGAAAATTGTAAGACCAAGCATGGCGGGGAAGAAAGTTGTCGTGACTGTGTGAGACATGAATACGCTGATTTTGTTGGCTTAGAAATTAGTGTGATCTTTGCATTCTAACTATTTGGTTTTATGTTGTTTGTGTGACATTAACATGAATAATTGAGTTTTGTACTTTTCTAATCTTTTCACTCTGATAAAGGTTTCGTCGATAGGAGACAAACACtactaggtttttttttttctcactaacAAGGAAACATCCAACTTAATTCACATCTTCTAAATTATTGGTGATGTTTGTGTTGTGGGGTTTTCAGTTAATCATAGTTAATAAGAGTTAAAGGCATGTTTAATGAATCTtctattatacttttttatattttaaggacaaaaaggaaatgaaaaaggaaaggCACTAATTGCGTAACGTCatggaaaggaaaaaagaaattataatgaaattaaactATGATTAGTGATGGGGAAGATTGTAGAAAGTTTCAAACTATGATTAGTAATTTTCTTGATTGTTTCATTCATCTTCAACacgcataaaaagaaaaaaaaaattgtactgaACTTATAACCAAACCCAATTGAAAATTCTTGAATCAGATTAGGCCAgtttttaactattttcttttcattagaTCAAAATCactaataattgatttaaattaaattaggttCATTAGTTCaagattttaacatttttttcttaagtttgtaatttaaaaaaaattataataatttatataaaaattgacttgttatttaatatttgaaaattttaatatttaaaaaaataattaacaaaataataacataatttgaatagtaattgtattatattatacttacataaataatattaataattttgatcAAGTTAAATTAGGGAGTGggaacagttttttttttttaaatttaattttaagacaaattatattgttttaacacactttgtaaatttaaataataattatgtcaTTATTTTTCGTGAGGGGAATGCAATTTTTTGACTTGAAGTTTGAAGGCTGTTACCAACCGTATCTGAAAAGGGAGTGGCCAAAcatgaattgaattgaataattaacatttctaagaaagaaataaaataaataacttgtataaattatataaggCATGGGTCGTTTATAAACTATTAACAAAATCTCGTggcaaattatttttattaaaattttaaatttaattagaagATGTTGTCaggataa
This portion of the Vigna unguiculata cultivar IT97K-499-35 chromosome 6, ASM411807v1, whole genome shotgun sequence genome encodes:
- the LOC114187580 gene encoding psbQ-like protein 3, chloroplastic, which gives rise to MELRSLILQPNLSHLFPTFTCYVKLKHSFRHLQQKELSLKFSRRRVGFLAIITPLILGGEDIFRTQDANAFDIRFVAPDMTAEEALLGVRNHAQDLLQVKELLESESWTEAQRYLRQCSAVLKKDIYIIIQSKPGIERPELRKLYFTLFNNVTRLDYAARGRDGPQVWQCYENIVVAVNDIISRL